A single Mangifera indica cultivar Alphonso chromosome 20, CATAS_Mindica_2.1, whole genome shotgun sequence DNA region contains:
- the LOC123203900 gene encoding vesicle-associated protein 2-1-like gives MTAGGGNQLISVHPDELKFVFELEKQSFCDLKVMNNTEHHVAFKVKTTSPKKYFVRPNTGVIQPWGSCVIRVTLQAQREAPPEMQCKDKFLLQSVIVIPNIDVDELPPDTFNKDSGKTIEECKLRVVYIPATAAQGNLGDEVLGTSTHSSDANSTLQRLKEERDAAFGQTQQLQQDLDLLKRRPKSNPGFSLMFAGFVGVIGIMVGVLLNLLLSSPPTPNAE, from the exons ATGACTGCCGGTGGTGGTAATCAGTTGATCTCTGTTCATCCAGATGAGCTCAAGTTTGTTT TTGAACTAGAAAAACAAAGCTTTTGTGATCTTAAAGTTATGAACAACACTGAACATCATGTTGCTTTCAAG GTCAAAACCACTTCGCCTAAGAAGTACTTTGTACGACCCAACACTGGTGTGATACAGCCTTGGGGTTCATGTGTTATCAGAG TTACCCTCCAAGCACAACGTGAAGCTCCTCCAGAAATGCAATGCAAAGATAAATTTCTCTTGCAGAGTGTAATAGTGATTCCAAACATTGATGTTGATGAGCTTCCTCCAGATACT TTTAATAAGGACAGTGGAAAGACAATAGAGGAGTGCAAGCTTAGAGTTGTGTATATTCCTGCTACTGCAGCTCAAGGAAACTTAGGAGATGAAGTTTTAGGAACCTCTACGCACAGTTCTGATGCAAACTCT ACTTTACAGCGCCTGAAGGAAGAAAGAGATGCTGCTTTTGGGCAAACACAGCAACTACAACAGGATCTG GACTTGTTGAAGAGACGACCGAAAAGTAATCCTGGTTTCTCTTTGATGTTTGCTGGTTTTGTTGGAGTGATTGGAATAATGGTTGGCGTTTTGTTGAACCTTTTATTGTCTTCACCCCCCACCCCCAACGCAGAATGA
- the LOC123203957 gene encoding bax inhibitor 1-like yields MDAFSTFFESQNASRWNSLKNLNQISPVVQSHLKQVYLSLCCALVASATGVYLHLLWNIGGLLTTFATLGCIFWLLSTPPYEERKRVGLMMAAGLFEGASIGPLIDLAIQVDSSILITAFVGTGLAFACFSVAAMVARRREYLYLGGLLSSGLSMLFWLQFASSIFGGSTTIFKFELYFGLLVFVGYIVVDTQEIIEKAHFGDFDYVKHALTLFTDFVAVFVRILIIMLKNASEKNEKKKKRRD; encoded by the exons ATGGATGCTTTTTCTACCTTCTTCGAGTCTCAAAATGCATCTCGATGGAACTCTTTAAAGAACCTTAACCAGATCTCTCCCGTCGTGCAGTCTCATCTTAAACAG GTTTATCTTTCCTTATGTTGTGCCCTTGTTGCATCGGCCACTGGAGTCTACCTGCATCTTCTCTGGAACATTGGTGGTCTCCTTACAACTTTTGCAACGCTAGGATGTATCTTTTGGCTTCTCTCAACTCCCCCTTATGAAGAG CGAAAGAGAGTTGGTCTAATGATGGCAGCTGGCCTATTTGAAGGGGCCTCGATTGGTCCTTTGATTGATTTGGCCATTCAGGTTGATTCAAG CATTCTGATCACTGCATTTGTGGGAACTGGTCTGGCATTTGCATGTTTCTCAGTAGCAGCTATGGTGGCCAGGCGAAGAGAGTATCTTTACCTTGGCGGCTTGCTTTCATCAGGCCTGTCCATGTTATTCTGGTTGCAGTTTGCTTCCTCTATCTTTGGGGGTTCAACAACCATCTTCAAGTTTGAG CTGTACTTTGGGTTGCTGGTGTTCGTGGGCTACATTGTAGTGGACACCCAGGAGATAATTGAGAAAGCTCACTTTGGCGATTTCGACTATGTGAAACATGCCCTGACCCTTTTCACTGATTTCGTTGCTGTTTTTGTCCGTATACTCATTATCATG CTGAAAAATGCCAGTGAAAAgaatgagaagaagaagaaaagaagggaTTGA
- the LOC123204816 gene encoding uncharacterized protein LOC123204816: protein MSTTNNILLKLIDSHVLIGPNFKDWLRNLTIVLNLEKSVYVLETPLPTTVDPDALEEEQRAYAEWVDADLRVCSYMLASINSELQTRFENVKSAMRLKEGISVDDHVIKMINKTGELQIMGTDLLHNIRHLQNSSALRHDEITLRLADGT from the exons ATGTCAACGACAAACAATATACTCCTGAAATTGATAGACTCGCATGTGCTTATTGGTCCCAATTTTAAGGATTGGCTGAGAAATCTGACCattgttctcaatcttgaaaagtcagTTTATGTCTTAGAGACACCTTTACCAACAACAGTGGACCCTGATGCCCTTGAGGAAGAGCAAAGGGCTTATGCTGAATGGGTAGATGCTGACTTACGAGTTTGTAGTTATATGCTGGCATCAATAAACTCTGaacttcaaactcggtttgagaACGTGAAGAGtgc CATGCGACTTAAGGAGGGTATTTCCGtagatgatcatgttattaaaatgattaacaagactGGGGAGTTACAAATTATGGGCACAGATTTGTTGCATAATATTcgg CATCTGCAGAATAGTTCTGCCTTGAGACATGATGAGATCACACTAAGACTGGCCGATGGGACATGA